In one uncultured Methanoregula sp. genomic region, the following are encoded:
- a CDS encoding aminotransferase class V-fold PLP-dependent enzyme: MREPPVKKILYWCEQCNVPLIAKSCACGRDGKKIDLLQPYDLRPALSADADLIRTLIQESFGPVPLAKILLLNKTGGVDRADLVIMHGERLGWLTFDPVARAFSLDIAPEALPFLVPHATKGIVDLDLHTDVRREQGRIGGKRIPLKTAIPGGTVIVKYKGKYGTGMVKDGSVKVKELITVVPKTPPNPGWETVIEKNRYHLKNLERNAIRTIKQHIHDRPTANVSFSGGKDSTAVLHLARKAGVTKAFFINTNLEFPETIEFVRSQGVDIIEKAGDFWQAVEKAGPPGKDNRWCCKFQKLRPLKLYLADTGPCVTIQGNRWYESWNRASLEETSQNPDNPLQLNVSPIRNWRALEVFLYLWWQKAAMNPLYEQGIERIGCYLCPAMLESEYEMIRRTHPEYTRRWDAFVESWADKKGLPDAYCQFGLWRWRELPPKMRELCKNRGIPVNADFTLHAEPGQQQKPEKSEIKTEERMVSEMKAATEELFDVEKIRRDFPLLSDIIYLDSAATSLSPEPVIQSMVEFERNYRANVGRGVHRLTQIASQRYWHAHEKVSDFIGGKAGLLVFTKNTTESINMVAQGLSWKSGDRIVSTILEHHSNLLPWYHLGRQGVATDIIGMNDNYTLDLAALEAAITDRTRLVAVTHASNVLGVITPAREIAKICHDHDVPLLVDMAQTVPHMPIDVSRLGCDYCAFSGHKMLGPTGTGVLWMREPDLEPLLLGGGAVESVTGHEYVLSGGYPRYEAGTGNIAGGIGLGVAVDYLKKAGMDTIRKHEQMLTTRIINGLCRFDRVHLYVPDKPEDRVGVISFTIDGLHPHEVAQRLDEMADIMIRSGHHCCMPLMERLGLPDGTARVSLCLYNTCGDVDLFLATIEEIVR; encoded by the coding sequence ATGCGCGAGCCGCCGGTGAAAAAGATTCTCTACTGGTGTGAACAGTGTAATGTCCCGCTGATAGCAAAGAGCTGCGCGTGCGGCAGGGACGGGAAAAAGATCGATCTCCTCCAGCCTTATGATCTCCGTCCCGCCCTCTCGGCAGATGCAGATCTCATCAGGACACTCATCCAGGAGAGCTTCGGCCCGGTCCCGCTTGCAAAGATCCTCCTTTTGAACAAGACCGGCGGCGTTGATCGGGCAGACCTCGTGATTATGCATGGTGAACGGCTTGGCTGGCTCACGTTCGACCCGGTTGCACGGGCATTCAGCCTTGATATTGCGCCCGAAGCACTCCCGTTTCTCGTTCCCCATGCAACAAAGGGAATCGTGGATCTCGATCTCCATACCGATGTCCGCAGGGAGCAGGGACGTATCGGCGGGAAACGCATTCCTCTCAAAACCGCAATCCCGGGGGGGACAGTAATCGTCAAATATAAAGGAAAATACGGGACCGGGATGGTAAAAGACGGGTCCGTTAAAGTCAAAGAACTCATCACGGTCGTCCCGAAAACGCCCCCGAATCCCGGGTGGGAAACGGTTATCGAGAAGAACCGGTATCACCTGAAAAACCTTGAGCGCAATGCGATCCGTACGATAAAACAGCATATCCATGACCGCCCTACGGCAAATGTCTCGTTCTCCGGGGGAAAAGACAGCACGGCAGTTCTCCACCTTGCCCGCAAGGCAGGGGTCACAAAAGCTTTCTTTATCAACACCAACCTCGAATTTCCCGAGACAATTGAGTTTGTCAGGTCGCAGGGAGTAGATATAATAGAAAAAGCCGGGGACTTCTGGCAGGCCGTGGAAAAAGCCGGGCCTCCCGGGAAAGACAACCGCTGGTGTTGCAAGTTCCAGAAACTGCGCCCGCTCAAACTCTACCTTGCCGATACCGGCCCCTGCGTAACGATACAGGGGAACCGGTGGTATGAATCGTGGAACCGGGCAAGTCTCGAGGAGACCAGCCAGAACCCGGATAATCCCCTCCAGCTCAACGTATCTCCTATCCGGAACTGGCGGGCGCTCGAGGTGTTCCTCTACCTGTGGTGGCAGAAGGCAGCGATGAACCCCCTCTACGAGCAGGGCATCGAGCGTATCGGGTGTTACCTCTGCCCGGCGATGCTCGAGAGCGAATACGAGATGATCCGGCGAACCCACCCGGAGTACACCCGGCGGTGGGATGCTTTTGTGGAGTCCTGGGCAGACAAAAAAGGGCTGCCGGATGCGTACTGTCAGTTCGGCCTCTGGCGGTGGCGGGAACTCCCCCCCAAGATGCGGGAACTCTGCAAAAATCGGGGAATACCCGTGAATGCGGATTTTACCCTGCATGCCGAACCGGGACAGCAGCAAAAACCGGAAAAGTCGGAGATAAAAACCGAAGAGAGGATGGTGTCAGAAATGAAGGCGGCTACGGAAGAGTTGTTCGATGTCGAAAAAATCCGCAGGGATTTCCCCCTGCTCTCGGATATTATCTACCTGGACAGCGCCGCAACGAGCCTCTCGCCGGAACCGGTCATACAGTCCATGGTGGAATTCGAGCGCAATTACCGGGCAAATGTGGGACGTGGTGTCCACCGCCTCACCCAGATCGCCTCCCAGCGGTACTGGCACGCCCACGAGAAAGTGTCTGATTTCATCGGGGGAAAGGCAGGTCTTTTGGTATTTACCAAAAATACCACCGAATCGATCAACATGGTGGCGCAGGGCCTGTCCTGGAAGTCCGGGGATCGCATCGTATCAACGATCCTCGAACACCACTCCAACCTCCTGCCATGGTATCATCTGGGACGGCAGGGGGTTGCTACCGATATCATCGGGATGAACGACAATTATACCCTTGACCTTGCCGCCCTGGAAGCAGCCATTACTGACAGGACCCGCCTGGTCGCTGTCACGCACGCCTCAAACGTGCTGGGCGTGATAACCCCCGCTCGGGAGATTGCAAAGATCTGTCACGACCATGATGTCCCGCTTCTTGTCGATATGGCCCAGACCGTGCCGCATATGCCCATCGATGTATCCCGTCTCGGCTGCGATTACTGTGCCTTCTCCGGCCACAAGATGCTCGGCCCGACCGGTACGGGTGTGCTCTGGATGAGAGAGCCGGATCTCGAACCCCTGCTCCTTGGCGGCGGAGCAGTGGAGTCCGTGACAGGGCACGAGTATGTCCTCTCCGGGGGATACCCCAGGTACGAAGCCGGAACCGGTAATATCGCCGGGGGAATCGGTCTTGGGGTTGCCGTCGATTACCTGAAAAAAGCGGGGATGGATACCATCCGAAAGCACGAACAGATGCTCACTACCCGCATTATTAACGGCCTCTGCAGGTTTGACCGGGTGCACCTGTATGTGCCGGATAAGCCGGAGGACCGGGTAGGGGTAATATCGTTCACGATTGACGGTCTCCACCCGCATG
- a CDS encoding pyridoxamine 5'-phosphate oxidase family protein has translation MARLTADMREAFSKMKVFSVATASKDGTPNVIPIGIVELVDDETIWITDNFMNKTLSNLRVNPKIAIFVWGPEIKGCFQIKGVTSIKNSGKEYDEMKEKINKKNPALPARSLIIVKITEVFECKPGPTAGSKLL, from the coding sequence ATGGCCAGACTTACTGCAGACATGAGAGAGGCATTCTCCAAGATGAAGGTGTTTTCCGTTGCAACCGCATCCAAAGACGGGACGCCAAATGTTATCCCCATTGGTATCGTTGAACTGGTCGATGATGAAACCATCTGGATCACGGACAATTTCATGAACAAGACCCTCTCGAACTTACGGGTCAACCCGAAGATTGCTATCTTCGTCTGGGGACCGGAGATCAAGGGCTGCTTCCAGATCAAGGGCGTCACTTCGATCAAGAACAGCGGTAAAGAGTATGACGAGATGAAGGAGAAGATCAACAAGAAAAACCCGGCCCTGCCGGCCCGTTCACTCATCATTGTCAAGATCACGGAAGTATTCGAATGCAAGCCCGGCCCCACTGCCGGATCAAAACTCCTCTGA
- a CDS encoding DUF169 domain-containing protein, which translates to MTSAMKIQINYTEAAEVLKKYLKLRGSPVAFRFATKKEEIPAGMEKIDKTIRHCSMVGLARNEGRIFYALADNHECNGGAWSLGLREITETLKTGDFYFRLGKFESAGSCKRTIDRVAHLNCGDTYATLYAPLEKTPFDPQVVLIVASPWAMLKLSQSSLFRLGGRINAEFAGIQSVCADTCAQTYLNGKINFSLGCDGSRKFSGIEDGEMVMGIPAELLPELTEALKIVAAAPGSK; encoded by the coding sequence ATGACATCCGCAATGAAGATCCAGATAAATTATACCGAAGCCGCAGAAGTTCTCAAAAAATATCTCAAACTGCGTGGATCGCCGGTTGCGTTCCGGTTTGCCACAAAAAAGGAAGAGATTCCGGCAGGTATGGAAAAGATCGACAAGACCATCCGGCACTGTTCGATGGTAGGGCTTGCGAGAAATGAGGGGCGTATCTTCTATGCACTTGCAGACAACCATGAGTGTAACGGCGGAGCGTGGTCCCTTGGGCTCAGGGAAATAACCGAGACCCTCAAAACAGGGGATTTTTACTTCAGGCTGGGAAAATTCGAGAGTGCAGGGTCGTGTAAGAGGACGATCGACCGCGTTGCCCACCTCAATTGCGGGGATACGTATGCCACGCTCTATGCACCCCTTGAAAAAACACCTTTCGACCCGCAGGTTGTTCTGATTGTTGCCAGTCCCTGGGCGATGCTGAAACTCTCCCAGAGTTCCCTCTTCCGCCTCGGCGGCCGGATCAATGCGGAATTTGCCGGCATCCAGTCGGTATGCGCCGATACCTGTGCCCAGACCTATCTCAACGGGAAGATCAACTTTTCGCTTGGATGCGACGGGTCGCGCAAGTTCTCCGGTATCGAGGATGGAGAGATGGTAATGGGAATTCCGGCCGAACTCCTCCCTGAACTTACCGAAGCGCTCAAAATCGTTGCAGCTGCACCGGGTTCGAAATAA